The following proteins are encoded in a genomic region of Arachis stenosperma cultivar V10309 chromosome 4, arast.V10309.gnm1.PFL2, whole genome shotgun sequence:
- the LOC130973727 gene encoding fluoride export protein 1-like, translating into MVGPVGMWIRWFLARFNDRGLGRAGLFKWMPFGTLIANVSAACVMAALSTVKEAVNTKDCDTIVIGTQLGLLGCLSTVSTFVAEFNAMKESNHLWRAYVYAIITMCASFVLGILIYYVPVWATGYEYDTST; encoded by the exons ATGGTTGGACCTGTAGGCATGTGGATTCGATGGTTCTTAGCTCGGTTCAACGATCGTGGATTAGGAAGGGCAGGGTTGTTTAAATGGATGCCATTTGGAACTCTTATTGCCAATGTATCAGCTGCTTGTGTAATGGCTGCACTTTCCACCGTAAAGGAAGCA GTCAATACCAAAGATTGTGACACTATTGTAATCGGAACACAGTTAGGTCTCTTGGGGTGTTTGAGTACTGTCTCAACTTTTGTAGCTGAGTTCAATGCAATGAAAGAAAGCAATCATCTTTGGAGAGCCTATGTGTATGCCATTATCACAATGTGTGCCTCATTTGTCCTTGGAATCTTGATCTACTATGTACCTGTTTGGGCAACGGGATATGAGTATGACACTAGCACATAA